The following coding sequences lie in one Dermatophagoides farinae isolate YC_2012a unplaced genomic scaffold, ASM2471394v1 contig9, whole genome shotgun sequence genomic window:
- the LOC142598145 gene encoding LOW QUALITY PROTEIN: uncharacterized protein LOC142598145 (The sequence of the model RefSeq protein was modified relative to this genomic sequence to represent the inferred CDS: inserted 1 base in 1 codon) yields the protein MVLLLTGTIWKKSGTPLSTXELRRNPEEHPVLLTEAPMNPKTNRESMTRVMFETFNVPAMTICIQAVLSLYASGRTTGAVMDSGDGVTHIVPIYEGFAMLMAIKRINLAGRDLTEVLQSLLMYEGYSFNTSAELEIVREIKEKLCYVAEDYEAELARLKTPEGMEDINKSHTLPDGSAINVGQARFGCPEVLFNPELIKKEHDGVHLETWKSINKCDIDTRTDLCGNIVLSGGTTMFPKIKDRLEKEIKELAPTVQKIKIIAPPDRKATVWVGGSILASLSEFATSLCVTATDYAEEGPSIVHRKCF from the exons ATGGTATTATTACTAACTGGGAcgatatggaaaaaatctgGTACACCACTTTCTA ATGAACTTCGTCGAAACCCAGAAGAACATCCAGTACTTTTGACTGAAGCTCCCATGAACCCAAAGACTAACCGTGAATCGATGACCAGAGTTATGTTCGAAACATTCAATGTCCCTGCTATGACTATTTGCATTCAAGCCGTACTTTCGTTATACGCTTCTGGTAGAACTACGGGTGCTGTCATGGATAGCGGTGATGGTGTTACTCACATAGTACCTATTTATGAAGGGTTTGCCATGCTTATGGCTATTAAACGTATTAATCTCGCCGGTCGTGATTTAACTGAAGTTCTTCAATCTTTGCTTATGTACGAAGGTTACAGCTTTAACACTAGTGCCGAACTCGAAATTGTCCGTGAAATTAAAGAAAAGTTATGTTATGTAGCTGAAGATTACGAGGCCGAACTCGCTAGACTAAAAACCCCCGAAGGTATGGAAGACATTAACAAATCGCATACTCTGCCAGATGGTTCAGCTATCAATGTTGGACAAGCCAGATTTGGATGCCCAGAAGTTCTGTTCAACCCTGAACTCATTAAGAAAGAACATGATGGTGTTCATCTTGAAACCTGGAAATCTATCAATAAATGTGATATCGATACAAGAACTGACTTATGCGGTAACATCGTGTTGTCTGGAGGTACTACTATGTTCCCCAAGATCAAAGACCGTCTCGAAAAGGAAATCAAAGAACTTGCACCGACTGTTCAAAAGATCAAAATTATTGCCCCGCCTGACAGAAAAGCTACTGTATGGGTCGGGGGTTCAATTCTTGCTTCACTCAGTGAATTCGCCACTAGTCTTTGTGTAACTGCAACTGATTACGCGGAAGAAGGTCCCAGTATTGTACATAGAAAATGTTTCTAA